One genomic segment of Calditrichota bacterium includes these proteins:
- a CDS encoding DUF819 family protein: protein MTPLLSSPASVLAALAVIAGFFFWLEHKTKWKLFEFAPPLLFIYLLPVVLSNSGVIPTKSPVYSGLSDLALPMFLVLLLMNVDVAATVRVMGKGVFVMLAGTLGVVIGAPIGYALVASHLGPETWKGFGALAGSWIGGTGNMAAVSEGLGTSGTDFGLAVIADNGIYLVWLPILLASKNIADRFHKFTGVSADRVHEMKKAAEDLKTEKEPILMRHLLYLFALGFSVTALAGFIAPLLPELKPVLTESTYRILLITTMGLLLSQTNARKIPGSHELAMALIYLFVANMGAKASLEGLAGQAPWFLLGAAVWIVIHGAFLLLAARFFKVDVHTAAIASAANIGGAASAPVVAACHDERLVPVSVLMAMIGYAVGNYGAFAAAYLCSLVAP from the coding sequence ATGACTCCCCTTCTCTCCTCCCCCGCATCCGTCCTCGCCGCGCTGGCCGTCATCGCGGGCTTCTTCTTTTGGCTTGAACACAAAACCAAATGGAAGCTCTTCGAGTTCGCGCCGCCGCTGCTCTTCATCTATTTGCTTCCCGTTGTGCTCTCGAACTCCGGCGTAATACCCACGAAATCTCCAGTCTACTCCGGACTCTCCGATCTCGCGTTGCCGATGTTCTTGGTTTTGCTCTTGATGAATGTCGACGTCGCCGCAACTGTGCGCGTGATGGGCAAAGGCGTGTTCGTGATGCTCGCGGGAACCCTCGGTGTCGTGATCGGCGCGCCCATCGGCTATGCTTTGGTCGCAAGCCATCTCGGTCCCGAAACGTGGAAAGGCTTCGGTGCATTGGCCGGAAGTTGGATCGGCGGCACGGGCAACATGGCTGCGGTCTCAGAAGGTCTCGGCACCTCCGGCACCGATTTCGGCCTCGCGGTCATCGCCGACAACGGTATCTATCTCGTTTGGCTTCCGATTTTGCTTGCGTCGAAAAATATCGCCGACCGTTTTCACAAGTTCACAGGCGTCTCCGCAGACCGCGTGCACGAGATGAAGAAGGCCGCAGAAGATCTGAAAACCGAAAAAGAGCCAATCCTCATGCGGCATCTGCTCTATCTTTTCGCGCTCGGTTTTTCTGTCACGGCCTTGGCCGGATTCATCGCGCCGCTTCTGCCTGAACTGAAACCTGTCTTGACTGAGAGCACCTATCGTATTCTCTTGATCACAACGATGGGTTTGCTTCTGTCGCAAACCAACGCCCGCAAAATTCCCGGCTCGCACGAGCTGGCAATGGCGCTGATCTATCTCTTCGTCGCCAACATGGGAGCCAAAGCAAGTCTCGAAGGTCTCGCCGGACAAGCGCCGTGGTTCCTGCTTGGTGCAGCAGTTTGGATCGTGATTCATGGAGCTTTCTTGTTGCTCGCCGCGCGCTTCTTCAAAGTCGACGTGCACACCGCCGCCATCGCGTCCGCCGCAAATATCGGCGGCGCGGCTTCCGCTCCCGTCGTCGCGGCATGTCACGATGAACGACTCGTTCCCGTTTCCGTCCTCATGGCCATGATCGGCTACGCCGTCGGAAATTACGGCGCGTTCGCGGCAGCCTACCTTTGCAGTTTGGTGGCCCCATGA
- a CDS encoding T9SS type A sorting domain-containing protein, with the protein MSRLLLLAVLSLLFASALLARPTYTGYSGAPGATGTCASSCHGSGGGTVQVTGFPTEYVPDSTYNVSAEHNGVHLSSSNRTSGTFSWTAPTAGTGSVRLYVGAHQGTSMSGANTNIVMTAAEAVIEAPPEITSTPNPADNAADVPVTTTLSWSGGDGATSFDVYLGPSEPLDFMGTTSGFTFDIPIELLTETTYMWQVNASNDFGTTAGQVWSFTTEAEQLPLPGQATNPIPANGATEVPVTLSTLQWDAADFAEEYWVSIYASDTFDVGGPFTTTFVDLPFELEYSTTYHWFVTAVNASGTMPSELWSFTTEAFNAAHDELIASEFSVSPAYPNPFNSTVRITLAVPTESPVTARVYNRTGQLVTTLLDNSRIGNSTIEWNAQGVAAGTYFLKCDCAGYSTTQKLIYLP; encoded by the coding sequence ATGTCCCGTCTCCTCCTCCTCGCAGTGCTATCGCTGCTCTTCGCTTCTGCTCTCTTAGCTCGTCCCACCTATACCGGCTATTCCGGTGCACCCGGCGCAACCGGAACCTGCGCTTCCTCTTGCCACGGCTCGGGAGGCGGAACCGTGCAAGTCACCGGTTTCCCCACCGAGTACGTTCCTGACTCGACCTACAATGTCTCCGCCGAACACAACGGCGTGCACTTGTCGTCGAGTAACCGCACCAGCGGCACATTCAGTTGGACGGCTCCCACAGCGGGAACAGGTTCTGTCAGGTTGTATGTTGGTGCGCACCAAGGCACCAGCATGAGCGGCGCAAACACGAACATCGTCATGACTGCTGCTGAAGCCGTCATTGAAGCCCCGCCGGAAATCACTTCGACTCCCAATCCTGCCGACAACGCTGCGGATGTCCCGGTGACAACAACTCTGAGCTGGTCCGGCGGTGACGGAGCAACGTCCTTTGATGTTTATCTCGGTCCCTCGGAGCCGCTCGATTTCATGGGCACCACCTCCGGCTTCACGTTCGACATTCCCATTGAGTTGCTGACGGAAACCACCTACATGTGGCAGGTCAATGCGTCCAATGACTTCGGAACAACGGCCGGTCAGGTGTGGTCGTTCACCACCGAAGCCGAGCAGCTTCCGCTTCCCGGTCAAGCGACGAATCCCATTCCGGCCAACGGCGCCACCGAAGTTCCCGTTACTCTCTCAACCTTGCAATGGGATGCGGCGGATTTCGCTGAGGAGTATTGGGTCAGCATCTACGCTTCTGACACGTTCGACGTCGGCGGACCGTTCACCACGACTTTTGTCGATCTTCCTTTCGAGCTTGAATATAGCACAACGTATCATTGGTTTGTGACGGCCGTGAATGCTTCCGGCACGATGCCAAGCGAACTTTGGTCGTTCACAACCGAAGCCTTCAATGCCGCACACGACGAACTCATTGCAAGCGAGTTTTCAGTAAGCCCCGCGTATCCCAATCCGTTCAACAGCACGGTACGGATCACGCTGGCCGTTCCGACTGAGTCCCCCGTCACCGCACGCGTCTACAACAGAACCGGACAACTCGTCACCACTCTGTTGGACAATTCGAGAATCGGCAACTCAACAATAGAATGGAACGCGCAAGGCGTCGCCGCAGGAACTTATTTCCTAAAATGCGATTGCGCCGGATACTCCACAACTCAAAAGCTAATCTACCTCCCGTAA
- a CDS encoding aldehyde dehydrogenase family protein, whose protein sequence is MIPGARAASKAEVVAPYDLSPIATVDTAGADAIEVALNTAQKLFANRDAWIPLPKRLQILENLQKLILENAESLALEAAREGGKPLMDSKVEVARAADSIRVCIETMRTDAGREIPMNLNAASTGKLAVTRREPIGPVVAISAFNHPLNLIAHQVGPAIAAGCPVIVKPADDTPLSCFRFVEMLHAAGLPEEWCQACITSDLSVAEKLATDPRVAFLTFIGSFKVGWMLRSKIAPGTRCALEHGGTAPVIVAEDADWQSAIAPLAKAAFYHAGQVCVSAQRIYVHESFAFEFAHKFAEAGNKMKIGDPTLTETEIGPLIRPQEVTRVNMWVKEAVAEGAVPLCGAEQLSDTCYKTTVLWNVSEESKVTTQEIFGPVACVYLYKDLDDAIARANNSPFAFQAAVYTKNLDTAARCYSRLNASAVMVNEHTAFRVDWMPFAGLRQSGYGVGGIPYSIRDMQVEKMLVVKSGEL, encoded by the coding sequence ATGATACCGGGTGCGCGGGCGGCTTCTAAGGCTGAAGTCGTGGCGCCGTATGACCTCTCACCGATTGCAACCGTGGATACTGCGGGTGCGGATGCGATTGAGGTCGCGCTGAACACCGCTCAGAAACTTTTTGCTAACCGCGACGCTTGGATTCCGTTGCCGAAGAGGTTGCAGATTTTGGAGAATTTGCAAAAGCTGATTTTGGAGAATGCGGAGTCGCTGGCTTTGGAAGCTGCACGCGAGGGTGGTAAGCCGTTGATGGACTCGAAGGTGGAAGTGGCGCGCGCGGCGGATAGTATTCGAGTGTGTATCGAAACGATGCGCACGGATGCGGGGCGAGAGATTCCGATGAACCTAAATGCGGCCTCGACGGGGAAACTGGCTGTGACCAGACGTGAACCGATTGGGCCGGTGGTGGCGATCAGCGCGTTTAATCATCCACTAAACTTGATCGCGCATCAGGTCGGCCCTGCCATCGCCGCGGGATGTCCGGTGATTGTGAAACCCGCAGATGACACGCCGCTCTCGTGTTTTCGTTTTGTGGAGATGCTGCATGCGGCGGGACTTCCCGAAGAATGGTGTCAAGCCTGTATCACGAGTGATTTGAGTGTCGCGGAAAAACTTGCGACGGATCCGCGCGTGGCATTTTTGACTTTTATCGGCAGTTTCAAAGTGGGTTGGATGCTGCGCTCGAAGATCGCGCCGGGAACTCGCTGCGCACTTGAGCACGGTGGAACCGCTCCGGTGATTGTGGCCGAAGATGCTGATTGGCAAAGTGCGATTGCGCCGCTGGCGAAGGCTGCTTTTTATCACGCGGGACAGGTGTGTGTGTCGGCGCAGAGAATCTATGTGCACGAGTCGTTTGCGTTTGAGTTTGCGCACAAGTTTGCCGAAGCTGGAAACAAGATGAAAATCGGTGATCCGACTCTGACTGAGACGGAAATCGGGCCGCTGATTCGTCCGCAGGAAGTGACGCGGGTGAATATGTGGGTGAAGGAAGCCGTGGCAGAGGGAGCCGTGCCGCTGTGCGGAGCAGAGCAGTTGTCGGACACTTGCTACAAAACGACGGTGTTGTGGAATGTTTCGGAAGAGTCGAAAGTCACGACGCAGGAAATCTTCGGTCCGGTGGCTTGTGTTTATCTTTACAAAGACCTCGACGATGCAATTGCGCGGGCAAACAACTCGCCGTTCGCATTTCAAGCGGCGGTGTATACGAAGAATCTTGATACCGCTGCAAGATGTTATTCGAGATTGAACGCCTCGGCGGTGATGGTGAATGAACATACGGCGTTTCGCGTGGATTGGATGCCGTTTGCGGGGCTTCGGCAATCGGGCTATGGAGTGGGAGGGATTCCGTATTCGATCCGGGATATGCAGGTGGAGAAGATGCTGGTTGTGAAGTCTGGGGAGCTGTGA